From the genome of Ziziphus jujuba cultivar Dongzao chromosome 6, ASM3175591v1, one region includes:
- the LOC107430692 gene encoding 7-deoxyloganetic acid glucosyl transferase, protein MRIQPPHGKRKIGNQTERLTLRKKHCQAICTSFFQTKKMEIIEKPHHVVVHPFPAQGHIKPMLCLAQLLSEAGLYITFIITHHIHKRLADYLPSLTARFPNLHFQSISDGFPDDHPRKVNSDYFNEMKIKTKPHFKQAVVSLGLESSDNRSSRLRPAVSCIIADGYLVYSFDVAEELTLPIFTFVSHGACFLQAYYCIPTLIQQGHLPFPDDDMNHEIKCVIGLEGLLRRKNLPSVCMLREVESPVFQSAVNDILGMNRSSGVIINTFDELEVECLPHVATHFHKVYTVGPLHEFLNSRIGNFGIQSHASLWKAEQNCLPWLDSQPLKSVLYVSFGTLTKRSISQLLEIWHGLVNSGHPFLWVIHSDVVLDEERENVMPEELQKGAKENGYIVDWAPQEEVLVHNSVGGFLTHCGWNSMLESLMARIPLICWPHSNDQNLNTEFVTKVLRIGVELEASDRSTVEATVRTLMGSQREEFQRSVDKIAKCAQDGIGHGGSSNHNLEMLVRDIKMMQLKSQEHHRKA, encoded by the exons ATGAGAATACAACCACCACACGGAAAGAGGAAAATTGGCAATCAAACAGAGAGATTAACCTTGAGGAAAAAGCACTGCCAAGCAATTTGTACATCCTTTTTTCAGACCAAAAAGATGGAGATAATAGAGAAACCTCATCATGTAGTTGTTCATCCTTTTCCAGCTCAAGGCCATATCAAACCCATGTTATGCCTTGCACAGCTTCTTAGTGAAGCTGGCCTTTACATCACCTTTATCATCACCCACCATATTCACAAGCGCTTAGCAGATTACCTCCCATCACTCACCGCCCGATTCCCAAATCTCCATTTCCAATCCATCTCCGACGGCTTTCCCGATGATCATCCACGAAAAGTGAATTCTGATTACTTCAATGAGATGAAGATAAAAACCAAGCCGCATTTCAAACAAGCTGTGGTTTCCTTAGGATTGGAGAGCAGTGACAATCGTTCGTCCCGGCTACGGCCTGCAGTGAGTTGTATCATAGCAGATGGATATTTGGTATATTCATTTGATGTGGCAGAGGAGTTGACACTTCCCATTTTCACATTTGTTTCCCATGGTGCTTGTTTCTTACAAGCATATTATTGCATCCCAACTCTTATTCAACAAGGTCACCTTCCTTTTCCAG ATGATGACATGAATCATGAAATTAAATGTGTGATCGGACTCGAAGGCCTACTACGACGCAAAAATTTGCCTTCTGTATGTATGCTTAGAGAAGTAGAAAGCCCTGTGTTTCAGTCCGCTGTCAATGATATCCTAGGCATGAATCGATCTTCCGGTGTCATAATCAACACCTTCGATGAACTCGAAGTTGAATGCCTCCCTCACGTAGCCACCCACTTTCACAAAGTTTACACAGTCGGACCTCTTCATGAATTCTTGAATTCTAGAATCGGAAACTTTGGCATCCAATCTCATGCTTCTCTTTGGAAAGCAGAGCAGAATTGCCTTCCTTGGCTTGATTCACAGCCATTGAAATCTGTTCTTTATGTAAGTTTTGGAACTTTGACCAAAAGATCAATTTCTCAATTGCTTGAAATTTGGCATGGTTTGGTAAATAGTGGACACCCATTTTTGTGGGTGATACACTCAGATGTTGTATTGGATGAGGAAAGAGAGAATGTGATGCCTGAAGAACTTCAAAAGGGTGCTAAAGAAAATGGGTATATAGTAGATTGGGCTCCACAAGAAGAGGTTTTGGTCCACAACTCTGTTGGTGGGTTTTTGACCCATTGTGGTTGGAACTCCATGTTAGAGAGTCTCATGGCCAGAATTCCTTTGATCTGTTGGCCCCACTCAAACGATCAGAATCTTAACACTGAATTTGTGACCAAAGTGTTGAGAATTGGGGTTGAATTGGAGGCGTCTGATAGGTCGACCGTGGAAGCAACAGTGAGGACACTGATGGGAAGTCAACGGGAGGAGTTTCAAAGGTCAGTGGATAAAATTGCAAAATGTGCACAGGATGGTATTGGACATGGTGGATCTTCAAATCACAATTTAGAAATGCTAGTCAGAGATATCAAGATGATGCAACTGAAGAGCCAAGAGCATCACCGGAAAGCGTGA